In Brassica rapa cultivar Chiifu-401-42 chromosome A06, CAAS_Brap_v3.01, whole genome shotgun sequence, a single window of DNA contains:
- the LOC103872385 gene encoding uncharacterized protein At2g39795, mitochondrial, with the protein MSRLVRCLRRTVISTNLSPSFSYRHPRVCLQPIQNSSFLTVPKFLSSGSYVSEMRKSAFEGNILRLIRSEIQSELDHSPPLKPEDRFGPFTVDERPGEQWVSLRRKFGDTEDIKIEATMFDGSVPSSKSTSGDPEDIQLHITFVVNIFKDGQTLEIMCSAWPDTIQISKFFVRKSSKNSPNAYVGPEFEEMEDELQDSVYQFLEERGISDDLAVFLHQYMKNKDKAEYIRWMETVKSYVEQK; encoded by the exons ATGTCTCGCCTCGTCAGATGTCTGAGAAGAACAGTGATATCTACCAACTTATCACCTTCGTTTTCCTACCGACACCCTAGGGTATGTCTTCAGCCAATTCAAAACTCTAGTTTCTTAACTGTTCCCAAGTTTCTAAGCTCGGGAAGTTACGTGTCGGAGATGAGGAAGTCGGCGTTCGAGGGTAACATTCTCCGATTAATTCGTTCGGAGATTCAGTCCGAGCTCGATCACTCTCCTCCTCTTAAG CCTGAGGACAGGTTTGGTCCATTCACGGTGGACGAGCGGCCAGGAGAGCAGTGGGTTAGCTTGAGAAGAAAATTTGGGGACACGGAAGATATTAAGATCGAAGCTACCATGTTTGATGGATCAGTTCCATCATCAAAATCTACAAGCGGTGACCCTGAAGATATTCAGCTTCACATTACCTTCGTTGTCAACATCTTTAAGGACGGTCAGACCTTAGAGATCATGTGTTCTGCTTGGCCTGATACTATACAGATCTCCAAGTTCTTTGTTCGTAAAAGCAGCAAGAATTCACCTAATGCCTATGTTGGACCAGAATTCGA GGAAATGGAAGATGAACTTCAAGACTCAGTCTATCAATTTTTGGAGGAAAGAGGTATAAGTGATGATCTTGCTGTGTTCTTGCATCAGTACATGAAGAACAAAGATAAAGCAGAGTATATTAGATGGATGGAGACTGTTAAATCTTATGTTGagcaaaaataa
- the LOC117126041 gene encoding glycine-rich cell wall structural protein 1, which translates to MGGGGVDWSIGGSIVTSGGEKSGVDKSGGDGISGKSSTGGGGRSEGVSGAGGGVPVVISGGGNCEVGGVNVERSNGGGRMITDDGGGDPLVVSGGENHVTGGRSATNGGGGVSLVPGTSAPKIGGGEGDSVVPGFPLPKSGGEPVINGVPPPKRGGGGEPVIPGMPPPNKGGRGELMVPGVPPRNRGGGEPVIPGAPPPKRGGGELMIPGPPPPKKGGVIVNGGRVTEPPGSVGGGDKTNGRGGDGREEDNGGGRGAEGGGRGRTGVGGGKIGTGEGVADGVGGGSTGVGGGRIGTGEGVADGVGGGSTGVGGGRIGTGEGVADGVGGG; encoded by the coding sequence ATGGGTGGCGGTGGTGTTGACTGGTCAATTGGTGGCTCGATTGTTACATCAGGTGGTGAAAAATCTGGTGTAGATAAGTCAGGCGGGGATGGGATCAGTGGAAAATCGTCTACTGGTGGTGGTGGGAGAAGTGAAGGGGTATCTGGTGCGGGTGGTGGAGTTCCAGTGGTTATATCTGGCGGTGGAAATTGTGAAGTTGGTGGTGTTAATGTAGAACGATCTAATGGCGGAGGAAGGATGATAACAGATGATGGGGGTGGTGATCCGTTGGTTGTATCAGGTGGTGAAAACCATGTCACTGGTGGGAGGTCAGCCACCAACGGCGGAGGAGGTGTATCATTAGTCCCTGGGACTTCAGCTCCTAAAATAGGAGGCGGAGAAGGTGATTCGGTTGTTCCTGGATTTCCTCTTCCTAAAAGCGGAGGTGAACCAGTGATTAATGGAGTGCCTCCGCCtaaaagaggaggaggaggtgaacCGGTGATTCCTGGAATGCCGCCGCCAAATAAAGGAGGAAGAGGTGAACTAATGGTTCCCGGAGTGCCACCGCGTAATAGAGGAGGAGGTGAACCTGTGATTCCCGGAGCTCCACCACCTAAAAGAGGAGGTGGTGAACTGATGATTCCTGGACCGCCACCACCTAAAAAAGGAGGTGTCATCGTAAATGGTGGCAGAGTAACTGAGCCGCCAGGTAGTGTTGGTGGTGGAGATAAGACTAATGGAAGGGGTGGTgatggaagagaagaagataatgGTGGTGGAAGAGGAGCAGAAGGTGGCGGGAGGGGTAGAACCGGAGTAGGTGGAGGTAAGATTGGAACCGGAGAAGGCGTTGCTGATGGTGTTGGTGGTGGCAGCACTGGAGTAGGTGGAGGTAGGATTGGAACCGGAGAAGGCGTTGCCGATGGTGTTGGTGGTGGCAGCACTGGAGTAGGTGGAGGTAGGATTGGAACCGGAGAAGGCGTTGCCGATGGTGTTGGTGGTGGCTGA
- the LOC103872383 gene encoding ribonuclease 3-like protein 1 isoform X3, giving the protein MYLPPEEPSSPVPNASSMQTPKPRMMIQRCENGCKMRKLNDDVEEDNDSSKMESNITLVEAENKLPVVSEPEAAAALVPHATKPETTEEAQKVCAREQLYKLCGVRHWKAPLYTFFNQDGPDNTKLFKVEVSVEIKEASGITVLECFGDPHNKKKIAAEQAAEVALWFLKNVGHTL; this is encoded by the exons aTGTATCTCCCTCCTGAAGAGCCCTCATCACCAGTTCCCAACGCTTCCTCTATG CAGACACCAAAACCGAGGATGATGATACAGAGATGCGAAAATGGATGTAAGATGAGGAAACTGAATGATGATGTTGAAGAAGACAACGACTCTTCAAAGATGGAGTCAAACATCACACTTGTAGAGGCTGAGAATAAGCTTCCTGTAGTTTCTGAACCAGAAGCAGCAGCAGCTTTGGTGCCTCATGCAACCAAGCCCGAAACTACTGAAG AGGCTCAGAAAGTGTGCGCCAGAGAACAGTTGTATAAGCTATGTGGTGTGAGGCATTGGAAAGCACCATTGTATACGTTCTTCAACCAAGACGGCCCTGACAATACGAAATT ATTTAAAGTCGAAGTCAGTGTTGAAATCAAGGAAGCTTCAGGGATAACGGTACTGGAGTGTTTCGGGGATCCACACAACAAGAAGAAAATCGCAGCTGAGCAGGCAGCAGAAGTAGCGCTTTGGTTTCTCAAGAATGTTGGTCATACCCTTTAG
- the LOC103872384 gene encoding DCN1-like protein 4 isoform X2: MGSASSKATTKEMDRIDHLFNQYANTSSNLIDPEGIEELCSNLEVPHTDIRILMLAWKMKSEKQGYFTQEEWRRGLKALRADTLNKLKKALPELEKEVRRQSNFADFYAYAFRYCLTEEKQKSIDIETICQLLEIVMGSTFRPQVDYFVEYLKIQDDYKVINMDQWMGFYRFCNEISFPEMTEYNPELAWPLVLDNFVEWIREKQA, translated from the exons atgggTTCAGCTTCGAGTAAGGCGACGACTAAAGAGATGGATCGAATAGACCATTTGTTTAATCAGTACGCCAACACTTCTTCCAATCTCATTGA TCCTGAAGGAATAGAGGAGCTCTGTTCCAATTTGGAAGTGCCTCATACTGATATCAGAATCTTGATGCTTGCTTG GAAAATGAAATCTGAGAAACAAGGCTACTTTACACAG GAGGAGTGGAGAAGAGGCCTTAAGGCTTTGAGAGCTGATACACTCAATAAACTGAAGAAAGCCCTTCCCGAGCTTGAGAAAGAG GTTAGGAGGCAATCAAATTTTGCAGATTTTTATGCTTATGCCTTCCGCTATTGCTTAACAG AGGAAAAGCAGAAGAGCATAGACATTGAGACTATATGTCAACTCCTGGAGATCGTCATGGGATCTACATTCCGACCCCAAGTTGACTACTTTGTCGAGTATTTAAAG ATCCAAGACGACTACAAAGTCATAAACATGGATCAATGGATGGGCTTTTACAGGTTCTGCAATGAG ATAAGTTTCCCGGAGATGACGGAATACAATCCAGAGCTTGCATGGCCATTGGTTCTCGACAATTTTGTTGAGTGGATTCGTGAAAAACAAGCCTGA
- the LOC103872379 gene encoding uncharacterized protein LOC103872379 → MASLLARRQRRLQSNPSLFRFFSNSSSDPPPQSAEKPSQPPPPPSYSSPFTDIKSTLKQKIQQEQERKPFAGSSDAQSPNRGSSSTFSDHKSRGSLQDLGINLAKFQRRSTAAAPPPRDSSQSRPHISFEALYKQNVVADPRNRKAEEIDSSNLWENLKTLKSKSNALNNGEMKGVSFRSFKSTLKGNAGRGGEPLPASVFGNEREGETEEMTTEFLKIYREDELGEKLRRLRPEGKKEEGWFSLEELNERLVELRQVEEKEVYNQRGNVSVIRNVIGTFRNEAAINEAISQQNQDIMGYLDGTPEYKLYPPKDDLVDTYFHTDNLSSAEKMKIELTKVREDFKMSESDCGSARVQVAQLTTKIKHLSSALHKKDKHSRKGLFAMVQKRKKLLKYLRRTDWDSYCLVLSKLSLRDNPDYKF, encoded by the exons ATGGCGTCTCTTCTCGCCAGACGTCAACGAAGGCTCCAATCAAACCCATCTCTCTTTCGTTTCTTCTCCAACTCCTCATCAGACCCACCTCCCCAATCCGCTGAAAAGCCCTCCCAGCCACCACCGCCACCGTCGTACTCTTCTCCCTTCACCGACATCAAGTCCACTCTGAAGCAAAAAATACAGCAGGAGCAAGAGAGAAAGCCATTCGCTGGATCCTCCGACGCCCAATCTCCGAATCGCGGATCGAGTAGTACATTCTCCGATCACAAGTCACGCGGGTCTCTACAGGATCTGGGAATCAACCTCGCCAAGTTCCAGCGCAGATCCACCGCCGCCGCTCCACCTCCGAGGGATTCGTCGCAGTCTCGGCCGCACATTTCCTTCGAGGCGCTCTATAAGCAGAACGTGGTAGCGGATCCTCGGAATCGCAAAGCGGAGGAGATCGATTCGAGCAACTTATGGGAAAATTTGAAGACTTTGAAGTCAAAGTCCAACGCTTTGAACAACGGGGAGATGAAAGGAGTGTCCTTTCGAAGTTTCAAGAGCACTTTGAAGGGAAACGCTGGAAGAGGAGGAGAACCATTGCCGGCTTCAGTCTTTGGGAATGAAAGGGAAGGTGAAACAGAGGAGATGACGACGGAGTTTCTGAAGATTTATAGGGAAGATGAGTTGGGTGAGAAGCTAAGGAGGCTTAGGCCAGAGgggaagaaagaagaaggatGGTTCTCGTTGGAGGAGTTGAATGAGAGGTTGGTTGAGCTAAGGCAAGTGGAGGAGAAAGAGGTTTATAATCAGCGTGGGAACGTGTCTGTAATCAGAAATGTTATTGGAACGTTTCGGAATGAAGCAGCCATCAATGAAGCTATTTCCC AGCAGAATCAGGACATTATGGGATATTTGGATGGTACCCCTGAATACAAGCTTTATCCTCCAAAAGATGATCTTGTTGATACT TACTTCCACACAGATAATCTGTCATCTGCGGAGAAGATGAAAATCGAGCTCACGAAAGTCAGGGAAGATTTCAAGATGTCGGAATCTGATTGTGGGTCTGCACGTGTGCAAG TTGCGCAGCTCACTACTAAAATCAAGCATCTGTCCTCTGCACTGCACAAAAAG GACAAGCACTCTCGGAAGGGACTTTTTGCTATGGTGCAGAAACGGAAGAAGCTGCTGAAATATCTAAGACGAACTGACTGGGATTCTTATTGCCTTGTCCTGTCAAAACTCAGCCTTCGTGACAACCCGGATTACAAGTTCTAA
- the LOC103872380 gene encoding pollen-specific leucine-rich repeat extensin-like protein 1 encodes DETTEPPIDQSTPSPVVLPVILPPPVEDFPPVIPPPVQDLPSILPPPVQELPPILPPPVEDFPPILPPPVQELPPVFTTPPIVQDPPTVPVFSTPPALGDLPPQTPVFTTPPEVTNPWLPPEQPPVTSNPTIPENPYPNPDMGSNQPVVQLPAPSWDSPPFNR; translated from the coding sequence GATGAAACAACCGAGCCACCAATTGACCAATCAACACCATCACCAGTAGTCCTTCCCGTGATTCTGCCTCCACCAGTTGAAGATTTCCCGCCAGTTATTCCTCCACCAGTTCAAGACCTCCCTTCCATTTTACCTCCACCGGTTCAAGAGTTGCCGCCTATTTTGCCTCCACCAGTTGAAGATTTTCCGCCCATTCTACCCCCACCGGTTCAAGAACTTCCGCCGGTTTTCACAACACCTCCGATTGTACAAGATCCACCGACAGTTCCAGTATTCTCCACACCACCAGCCCTGGGAGATCTCCCACCGCAAACTCCGGTCTTTACAACACCGCCAGAAGTAACGAATCCATGGCTACCGCCGGAGCAACCACCGGTTACGTCCAACCCAACAATACCGGAAAATCCATATCCAAACCCGGACATGGGTTCAAATCAACCGGTGGTTCAGCTTCCTGCACCCTCTTGGGATTCCCCGCCATTTAATCGCTGA
- the LOC103872630 gene encoding uncharacterized protein LOC103872630 — MSSNSDDEVYEVFEEMVDQQIDDYIESALTKQPKTRVYIERDREVGHIQLWQDYFSENPTYTHDLFRRRFRMNKSLFLRIVERLGNEVPYFQQRRNGHGRNGLSSLQKCTSAMRMLAYGRAEDANDEYLRLGASTAILCLENFAEAIIQVFGDEYQRKPTPEDLQRLLDSGEARGFPGMIGSIDCMHWEWKNCPTAWKGRAPKVKFKVNNHTYCMPYYLTDGIYPNWATFIQSIPLPQGPKAVAFAKHQESTRKDVERAFGVLQSRFAIVKNPALKWDKEKIGKVMRACVILHNMIVEDERQGYILANTSEFESGESSRSSKVTRRESVNVDMLNIRNQLRDSQIHERLKADLVENVWAKFDDRSD; from the exons ATGTCAAGCAACTCAGATGATGAAGTATATGAAGTATTTGAAGAAATGGTCGACCAACAAATTGATGATTACATCGAGTCTGCTCTGACCAAACAGCCGAAGACACGAGTATATATCGAAAGAGATCGGGAAGTAGGACACATTCAACTTTGGCAGGACTATTTCAGTGAAAATCCTACATACACACACGACTTGTTTAGGCGAcgttttcgaatgaacaagtCATTGTTCCTTCGCATTGTCGAACGTCTAGGTAATGAAGTTCCATACTTTCAACAACGGAGAAATGGTCATGGAAGGAACGGCCTATCTTCACTTCAAAAATGCACTTCAGCTATGAGAATGTTGGCTTACGGTCGTGCCGAAGATGCGAATGACGAGTATCTCCGACTTGGGGCAAGTACTGCAATTTTATGTTTGGAGAATTTCGCGGAAGCGATAATACAAGTGTTTGGAGATGAGTATCAAAGAAAACCAACACCTGAAGATCTTCAAAGACTACTTGATTCTGGAGAGGCACGGGGGTTTCCGGGAATGATAGgcagcatcgattgtatgcattgggagtggaaaaactgcccaacTGCTTGGAAAG GTCGAGCTCCTAAAGTGAAGTTCAAggtgaacaatcacacttattGTATGCCCTACTATCTTACCGACGGGATTTATCCTAATTgggcaacatttatccaatccatcccGCTTCCTCAAGGTCCTAAAGCAGTGGCTTTTGCAAAACATCAAGAATCGACCAGAAAAGATGTGGAACGGGCATTTGGAGTCTTGCAATCGAGGTTTGCAATTGTTAAAAACCCTGCTCTTAAATGGGACAAAGAAAAGATAGGAAAGGTAATGAGAGCCTGTgtcatattgcacaatatgatagtagagGATGAAAGACAAGGATACATTCTAGCTAATACATCTGAGTTCGAGTCAGGAGAATCTAGCCGAAGTTCGAAGGTGACAAGGAGAGAAAGTGTGAATGTTGATATGCTTAACATTCGCAATCAGCTTCGGGATTCACAAATTCATGAGCGTCTCAAAGCTGATTTAGTTGAAAATGTATGGGCAAAATTTGATGATCGTAGTGACTAA
- the LOC103872383 gene encoding ribonuclease 3-like protein 1 isoform X1: protein MYLPPEEPSSPVPNASSMQTPKPRMMIQRCENGCKMRKLNDDVEEDNDSSKMESNITLVEAENKLPVVSEPEAAAALVPHATKPETTEEEAQKVCAREQLYKLCGVRHWKAPLYTFFNQDGPDNTKLFKVEVSVEIKEASGITVLECFGDPHNKKKIAAEQAAEVALWFLKNVGHTL from the exons aTGTATCTCCCTCCTGAAGAGCCCTCATCACCAGTTCCCAACGCTTCCTCTATG CAGACACCAAAACCGAGGATGATGATACAGAGATGCGAAAATGGATGTAAGATGAGGAAACTGAATGATGATGTTGAAGAAGACAACGACTCTTCAAAGATGGAGTCAAACATCACACTTGTAGAGGCTGAGAATAAGCTTCCTGTAGTTTCTGAACCAGAAGCAGCAGCAGCTTTGGTGCCTCATGCAACCAAGCCCGAAACTACTGAAG AAGAGGCTCAGAAAGTGTGCGCCAGAGAACAGTTGTATAAGCTATGTGGTGTGAGGCATTGGAAAGCACCATTGTATACGTTCTTCAACCAAGACGGCCCTGACAATACGAAATT ATTTAAAGTCGAAGTCAGTGTTGAAATCAAGGAAGCTTCAGGGATAACGGTACTGGAGTGTTTCGGGGATCCACACAACAAGAAGAAAATCGCAGCTGAGCAGGCAGCAGAAGTAGCGCTTTGGTTTCTCAAGAATGTTGGTCATACCCTTTAG
- the LOC103872384 gene encoding DCN1-like protein 4 isoform X1, whose translation MRRSAAASSKKKSDSITSSTTDLFRSASSKATTKEMDRIDHLFNQYANTSSNLIDPEGIEELCSNLEVPHTDIRILMLAWKMKSEKQGYFTQEEWRRGLKALRADTLNKLKKALPELEKEVRRQSNFADFYAYAFRYCLTEEKQKSIDIETICQLLEIVMGSTFRPQVDYFVEYLKIQDDYKVINMDQWMGFYRFCNEISFPEMTEYNPELAWPLVLDNFVEWIREKQA comes from the exons ATGCGTCGTTCTGCTGCTGCATCATCGAAGAAGAAATCGGATTCAATCACATCTTCCACCACGGATCTCTTTCGCTCAg CTTCGAGTAAGGCGACGACTAAAGAGATGGATCGAATAGACCATTTGTTTAATCAGTACGCCAACACTTCTTCCAATCTCATTGA TCCTGAAGGAATAGAGGAGCTCTGTTCCAATTTGGAAGTGCCTCATACTGATATCAGAATCTTGATGCTTGCTTG GAAAATGAAATCTGAGAAACAAGGCTACTTTACACAG GAGGAGTGGAGAAGAGGCCTTAAGGCTTTGAGAGCTGATACACTCAATAAACTGAAGAAAGCCCTTCCCGAGCTTGAGAAAGAG GTTAGGAGGCAATCAAATTTTGCAGATTTTTATGCTTATGCCTTCCGCTATTGCTTAACAG AGGAAAAGCAGAAGAGCATAGACATTGAGACTATATGTCAACTCCTGGAGATCGTCATGGGATCTACATTCCGACCCCAAGTTGACTACTTTGTCGAGTATTTAAAG ATCCAAGACGACTACAAAGTCATAAACATGGATCAATGGATGGGCTTTTACAGGTTCTGCAATGAG ATAAGTTTCCCGGAGATGACGGAATACAATCCAGAGCTTGCATGGCCATTGGTTCTCGACAATTTTGTTGAGTGGATTCGTGAAAAACAAGCCTGA
- the LOC103872378 gene encoding chlorophyll a-b binding protein CP24, chloroplastic has protein sequence MAMAVSGAVLSGLGSSFLAGGKRSAAALGSGVGAGAARVGRRTLIVAAAAAQPKKSWIPAVKGGGNFLDPEWLDGSLPGDFGFDPLGLGKDPAFLKWYREAELIHGRWAMAAVLGIFVGQAWSGVPWFEAGADPRAIAPFSFGSLLGTQLLLMGWVESKRWVDFFNPDSQSVEWATPWSRTAENFANYTGDQGYPGGRFFDPLGLAGKSRDGVYEPDREKLERLKLAEIKHSRLAMLAMLIFYFEAGQGKTPLGALGL, from the exons ATGGCGATGGCTGTCTCCGGAGCTGTGCTCAGCGGGCTTGGTTCTTCGTTCCTCGCCGGAGGCAAGAGGAGTGCCGCTGCATTAGGAAGCGGCGTAGGCGCTGGAGCTGCGAGAGTTGGACGAAGAACTCTGATTGTTGCTGCTGCGGCTGCTCAGCCCAAGAAATCTTGGATCCCCGCCGTTAAAGGTGGCGGTAACTTCCTCGACCCTGAATGGCTCGACGGCTC GCTACCCGGAGACTTCGGGTTCGACCCATTGGGTTTAGGAAAGGACCCGGCTTTTCTGAAATGGTACAGAGAGGCAGAGCTGATCCACGGCCGATGGGCGATGGCAGCTGTTCTTGGGATCTTCGTTGGCCAGGCATGGAGCGGCGTGCCGTGGTTCGAAGCTGGAGCTGATCCACGTGCCATCGCACCTTTCTCTTTCGGGTCACTTCTTGGGACCCAGCTGCTTCTCATGGGATGGGTGGAGAGCAAACGGTGGGTGGACTTCTTCAACCCGGACTCTCAGTCTGTTGAGTGGGCGACCCCGTGGTCGAGGACCGCTGAGAATTTCGCTAACTACACTGGTGATCAAGGATATCCAGGTGGAAGATTCTTTGATCCGTTGGGTCTCGCCGGGAAGTCGCGTGATGGTGTTTATGAGCCAGACAGGGAGAAGCTGGAGCGGTTGAAGCTTGCGGAGATTAAGCACTCGAGGCTTGCTATGCTTGCAATGTTGATCTTTTACTTTGAGGCTGGTCAGGGGAAAACGCCTCTAGGTGCCCTTGGTTTGTAA
- the LOC103872383 gene encoding ribonuclease 3-like protein 1 isoform X2 codes for MYLPPEEPSSPVPNASSMTPKPRMMIQRCENGCKMRKLNDDVEEDNDSSKMESNITLVEAENKLPVVSEPEAAAALVPHATKPETTEEEAQKVCAREQLYKLCGVRHWKAPLYTFFNQDGPDNTKLFKVEVSVEIKEASGITVLECFGDPHNKKKIAAEQAAEVALWFLKNVGHTL; via the exons aTGTATCTCCCTCCTGAAGAGCCCTCATCACCAGTTCCCAACGCTTCCTCTATG ACACCAAAACCGAGGATGATGATACAGAGATGCGAAAATGGATGTAAGATGAGGAAACTGAATGATGATGTTGAAGAAGACAACGACTCTTCAAAGATGGAGTCAAACATCACACTTGTAGAGGCTGAGAATAAGCTTCCTGTAGTTTCTGAACCAGAAGCAGCAGCAGCTTTGGTGCCTCATGCAACCAAGCCCGAAACTACTGAAG AAGAGGCTCAGAAAGTGTGCGCCAGAGAACAGTTGTATAAGCTATGTGGTGTGAGGCATTGGAAAGCACCATTGTATACGTTCTTCAACCAAGACGGCCCTGACAATACGAAATT ATTTAAAGTCGAAGTCAGTGTTGAAATCAAGGAAGCTTCAGGGATAACGGTACTGGAGTGTTTCGGGGATCCACACAACAAGAAGAAAATCGCAGCTGAGCAGGCAGCAGAAGTAGCGCTTTGGTTTCTCAAGAATGTTGGTCATACCCTTTAG
- the LOC103872631 gene encoding glutathione S-transferase T3-like has product MEPFSTQTSGFISLLASQSSPFPDCDPPEAVANSPGLVKPASKRKWTTKEDLVLISGWLNTSKDPIVSNEQKITSFWRRIEAYVNSSPLLTGSAPREWGQCKQRWGRVNEQVCKFVGSYDAALKHQSSGQNDDDVMKAAHEIFFNDYQAKFTMEHCWRELRHDQKWKSVLKSRDGGKEKTKEAEQVMAEDEVRPAGVKAAKAAKRKRHGQEAAFDQIETILAERKKISQHKILQLLLAKIETDLTPNEITLKQKLISELLD; this is encoded by the coding sequence ATGGAACCCTTTTCCACACAAACTTCCGGTTTCATTTCCCTACTAGCTTCGCAGAGCAGTCCATTCCCTGACTGCGACCCTCCTGAAGCAGTAGCTAACTCTCCTGGGTTAGTGAAACCGGCTTCTAAGAGGAAGTGGACAACTAAAGAGGACCTTGTGCTCATCAGTGGTTGGCTGAACACGAGCAAGGACCCTATTGTCAGTAATGAGCAGAAGATCACCTCTTTTTGGAGGAGAATAGAGGCGTACGTGAATTCTAGCCCTCTGCTCACTGGCAGCGCTCCAAGAGAGTGGGGTCAGTGTAAGCAGAGGTGGGGAAGGGTCAACGAGCAAGTGTGCAAGTTTGTAGGAAGCTACGACGCGGCTTTGAAGCACCAATCAAGTGGTcaaaatgatgatgatgtgatGAAGGCTGCCCATGAGATTTTCTTCAATGATTACCAAGCGAAATTCACCATGGAACACTGTTGGAGGGAACTGAGACATGATCAGAAGTGGAAGTCAGTTTTGAAGTCAAGAGATGGCGGGAAGGAGAAAACGAAGGAAGCTGAACAGGTAATGGCTGAGGACGAGGTTAGACCAGCTGGTGTTAAGGCTGCTAAAGCAGCCAAACGCAAGAGGCACGGGCAAGAAGCTGCATTCGATCAAATAGAGACCATCCTGGCTGAGAGAAAAAAGATCTCCCAGCACAAAATCCTACAACTTCTACTAGCCAAGATTGAGACTGATCTAACCCCTAACGAAATAACCCTCAAACAGAAACTCATATCTGAACTCCTTGATTGA
- the LOC103872383 gene encoding ribonuclease 3-like protein 1 isoform X4: protein MYLPPEEPSSPVPNASSMTPKPRMMIQRCENGCKMRKLNDDVEEDNDSSKMESNITLVEAENKLPVVSEPEAAAALVPHATKPETTEEAQKVCAREQLYKLCGVRHWKAPLYTFFNQDGPDNTKLFKVEVSVEIKEASGITVLECFGDPHNKKKIAAEQAAEVALWFLKNVGHTL from the exons aTGTATCTCCCTCCTGAAGAGCCCTCATCACCAGTTCCCAACGCTTCCTCTATG ACACCAAAACCGAGGATGATGATACAGAGATGCGAAAATGGATGTAAGATGAGGAAACTGAATGATGATGTTGAAGAAGACAACGACTCTTCAAAGATGGAGTCAAACATCACACTTGTAGAGGCTGAGAATAAGCTTCCTGTAGTTTCTGAACCAGAAGCAGCAGCAGCTTTGGTGCCTCATGCAACCAAGCCCGAAACTACTGAAG AGGCTCAGAAAGTGTGCGCCAGAGAACAGTTGTATAAGCTATGTGGTGTGAGGCATTGGAAAGCACCATTGTATACGTTCTTCAACCAAGACGGCCCTGACAATACGAAATT ATTTAAAGTCGAAGTCAGTGTTGAAATCAAGGAAGCTTCAGGGATAACGGTACTGGAGTGTTTCGGGGATCCACACAACAAGAAGAAAATCGCAGCTGAGCAGGCAGCAGAAGTAGCGCTTTGGTTTCTCAAGAATGTTGGTCATACCCTTTAG